The window CCTTCAATAACCCCGCTCGTATTTGTCCTTCATTAGCACGCGCATCCACTCGACTGCGGCTGGGATTGTGCGGCACCACTTCCTGTGGACTTCAGGTTAACATCCACCATGTCttcttgttttgttgatgAGAGAGTTTCCATTCCCGGCAATGCTGCAGCAATTTTTCGGAAAAGTGCCTGTGGAAGTAATATAGTTCACCAGTTACAATGACACAAAAatagacaaatttaatataatatcatcgCACTCTCTTGTGAGCTAGAAATATGAAGAATACCCAACAAGTGAATCAATATTAATGGGGAGAAAACAACATTGTAAGAATGGATTACTGGCTTTGATGCTATCTTAGGTCCAGGATGGATCaagacaaatttgaaattatattatctAAACATGATTTAACGTAGATTCAGGTTGGAGGTATAGGTATGGTAAGAATGAAACTTCGTATTGATTTTACCTTGATATTGAATCCAGCTTTAGCACTTGTTTCGATAAACATGACATTTAGTTCACGGGCTTTGGCTTCTCCTTCCTCTATGGAGACTTGCCTAAGGATGCAGCATATGGGAAAATGGTGAGACAAAATGCCAAACAAGACTTCTTGGAAATGCACATATGAATACGTAGAGCAAGAAGAACAGTTGTAGTATTAGCTAACATGAgatttcatctcaaaaccaacTAGCAATGAGAGAGTAgcatttaatttctattttattaagattacGAGGTCCCTCGGTTTAACCAATGTGGAATCCTCAACAGGTAGATCACAACATCATGTTCTACACAaacaatatttactatttttccaCACATCACATACAATATGAACGTAAGATTATCTGATGAAGATACAACATACAACAAACTGCTGATATTATACAAGTAGGAAGCACTTGGAAGTATTTCctaaaagttgaaaactatGTATCTATATGGGGCGGGGGGGGAATTACAGATTGTTTGATCAGTTGCCTCATAAGAAGTACAGTAGTATTTGCATTGTGTAAGGAGgagaatttaaatatatgacCAGACCTTAATGttttaactaattaactaattgaaTTATGCTTTGAGTatttaaaaggtaaaaaagaTATGAGAACTCCCTACATCCCTTCAAGATCATCAAAAATGTTTTGCTACCACTCAGATTTGGGTTTGCAAATTATTCTGATTTGAAACAGCCAAAATGATGGAACATGcacacaaaataaagaaaaaccatgGCCACCTATTACCTCTTCTCCACGAGGTCCGTTTTGTTCCCAACAAGCACTATAATGACATCACTGCCTCTCTCAGTGCGCACCTCCTCAATCCACTTTGAAGTGTTTAGGAAAGTTTGCCGGCCTGAGTGGCAACAGGATGAAAACAGTTAAAATAGTCCATTGACCACATCATGGCAAGAACTCCCAATCAAGTAACTATATGAGATTAAGGACCTAAAGGCTTTCGGATATTAGATCCCAGATCCATCCCAGGAGTATACAAAATAGTTTATCACATGGAAATAATACACATTTTCAAGTGGttgcttaattattattctcattCTACAGAAAATTTCAGAATTCATACTTGCAACATCATAAACAATGACAGCAACAGATGAGTCCCTGATATAGCTTGGTATTAAACTTCTGAATCTTTCCTGTCCAGCAGTGTCCCTGAGAAACAaagagataaaattttaaaatatacagcAAAAACCCATATTCCTGGAAAGGAATAAGGAAGTTAAATGCTtcaattaaatagaattagaAGTGTCATGAATATATGTGcagaattaaaaattaatacattagTTTAGAAGATGTGCCCAACCATCAAAGGACAAATTTGATTAGCACACCTGCAACATTAtcatttatttgattgaaGATATAGAAACCGCAGAGATATATTAAACGTTGCTTGTCACTTAGCTTCTAGATGAGATTTCCATAGAACCTAATTAGTTCCTTGTACAGTAAAATGAAGTCTtgtatatatttggaaaaggaTAATACACTTTGCattctttttttgtctctCCTCTTTCAACCTTGAGTGGAAGCAGGCATAAAGTGAACAGGCCAGGCCaagttaaaagaagaaataaaggtTCTCCCCGGTAGGCCATGTTCAGAAAGAAAGtatggtaaaagaaaagattagcAAAAGAGACCCAGAAAGAAGCCACGAAACTCTAATGAACTGACTCCCCATTCGTTCTGACAAGTGGcatttgtatttgtttgagatgagtttttatttagacTTCATGATtggaaagaaacaatagaatcTTTCAAGaggtttttcttgttttctggGATCAAATTATTTCTAGGGACAAATAATTCACACAAGTTCTTCCATTCTGAAGGGCAAATAAATCACATGCTTAACAACATGAAAATGTGATTTAGGGACAATTCTTGTAGAAGCGTAATGTGAATTAGTAAAACCAATAGAAAGCAGTCatctatatatgaaaaatcaTGAAAGTTAATGAATCTTTATATTACCACAACTGCAGTCGAACGGTACGATCTTCCAGATACATGGTTTTTGAGAGAAAATCAATCCCAATGGTAGCCTGaacaatgacaaaaaaaacaaatatattgcaAGAAGTGAATGTGCggtataaatttgaaac of the Cucumis sativus cultivar 9930 chromosome 3, Cucumber_9930_V3, whole genome shotgun sequence genome contains:
- the LOC101204395 gene encoding ras-related protein RABH1b — translated: MAPTSALAKYKLVFLGDQSVGKTSIITRFMYDKFDNTYQATIGIDFLSKTMYLEDRTVRLQLWDTAGQERFRSLIPSYIRDSSVAVIVYDVASRQTFLNTSKWIEEVRTERGSDVIIVLVGNKTDLVEKRQVSIEEGEAKARELNVMFIETSAKAGFNIKALFRKIAAALPGMETLSSTKQEDMVDVNLKSTGSGAAQSQPQSSGCAC